A genomic region of Alistipes megaguti contains the following coding sequences:
- the argG gene encoding argininosuccinate synthase, whose protein sequence is MDNKKKKVVLAFSGGLDTSFCAKYLSEEKGYDVYTAIANTGGFSKEELARIEKRAMELGAVKHATLDIEQEYYEKSIRYMVFGNILRNGTYPISVSSERIFQAIAIIEYAKQIGADAVAHGSTGAGNDQVRFDLTFQILAPGIEIITPTRDMTLTREYEIDYLRKHGITADYKKMEYSINKGLWGTSIGGKETLHSEQTLPEEAYPSQITAQGEEHLKLSFEKGELSAVNGKPYADKVEAIRAVEAIGSKFGIGRDMHIGDTIIGIKGRVGFEAAAPMLIIAAHKMLEKHTLTKWQIYWKDQVATWYGMFLHEAQYLEPVMRDIEAMLVSSQRNVTGTVELILRPRNYTLVGVDSTYDLMKTDFGEYGEVNKAWTADDVKGFTKVLGNPIKIYYNVQKRNEKTEK, encoded by the coding sequence ATGGATAACAAGAAGAAAAAAGTAGTGCTGGCTTTCAGCGGAGGTCTCGATACCTCGTTCTGCGCCAAATACCTCTCCGAAGAGAAGGGTTACGATGTCTACACGGCCATCGCCAATACGGGCGGTTTCTCGAAGGAGGAGCTCGCTCGCATCGAAAAACGCGCCATGGAGCTCGGCGCCGTCAAGCACGCCACGCTCGACATCGAGCAGGAGTACTACGAAAAGAGCATCCGATACATGGTCTTCGGCAATATCCTCCGCAACGGAACCTACCCCATCTCGGTGAGCTCGGAGCGTATCTTCCAGGCCATCGCCATCATCGAATACGCCAAGCAGATCGGCGCCGATGCCGTGGCCCACGGTTCGACGGGCGCCGGCAACGACCAGGTGCGCTTCGACCTGACGTTCCAGATCCTCGCCCCCGGCATCGAGATCATCACCCCGACACGTGACATGACCCTCACGCGCGAATACGAGATCGACTACCTGCGCAAGCACGGCATCACGGCCGACTACAAGAAGATGGAGTACTCGATCAACAAGGGGTTGTGGGGCACCTCGATCGGCGGCAAGGAGACCCTCCATTCGGAGCAGACCCTGCCCGAAGAGGCCTACCCGAGCCAGATCACGGCCCAGGGTGAGGAGCATCTGAAACTCTCGTTCGAAAAGGGCGAACTCTCGGCCGTCAACGGCAAACCCTACGCCGACAAGGTCGAGGCCATCCGCGCCGTGGAGGCCATCGGTTCGAAGTTCGGCATCGGCCGCGACATGCACATCGGCGACACGATCATCGGCATCAAGGGCCGTGTGGGCTTTGAGGCCGCCGCGCCGATGCTCATCATCGCCGCCCACAAGATGCTCGAAAAGCACACGCTCACCAAGTGGCAGATCTACTGGAAGGATCAGGTGGCCACGTGGTACGGCATGTTCCTCCACGAGGCGCAGTATCTCGAACCCGTCATGCGCGACATCGAGGCGATGCTCGTCTCCTCGCAGCGCAACGTCACGGGTACCGTCGAGCTGATCCTCCGCCCGCGGAACTACACGCTCGTGGGCGTCGATTCGACCTACGATCTGATGAAGACCGACTTCGGCGAGTACGGCGAGGTCAACAAGGCCTGGACGGCCGACGACGTGAAGGGTTTCACGAAGGTCCTCGGCAATCCGATCAAGATCTACTACAACGTCCAGAAACGCAACGAAAAGACCGAAAAATGA
- a CDS encoding hemolysin III family protein, which yields MKAKKRLYVPTLGEEVANTVTHGVMAMLTLVSLPFAAVWAYVHDPDGVVASVSVSVFVISIFLMFLASTLYHAMHPASRHKEVFHILDHIFIYVAIAGSYTPIALSVIGGWQGILIAVLQWVMVLFGVFYKSLSRRSIPAVSLTIYLVMGWTIVFFLPLFIRHASVQLLWLIAAGGVFYTVGAWFYARKGFRYHHMVWHLLINLAVVCHFIGIVFYLY from the coding sequence ATGAAGGCAAAAAAAAGGCTTTATGTCCCGACTTTGGGGGAAGAGGTGGCCAATACGGTGACCCACGGCGTGATGGCGATGCTGACACTCGTGTCGTTGCCTTTTGCGGCGGTATGGGCCTATGTGCATGATCCCGACGGGGTTGTGGCATCGGTGAGCGTGTCGGTTTTCGTGATTTCGATCTTTCTGATGTTTCTGGCCTCGACGCTCTACCACGCGATGCATCCGGCGTCGCGACACAAGGAGGTTTTCCACATCCTGGACCACATCTTCATCTACGTGGCCATTGCCGGGAGCTATACGCCCATTGCGCTGTCGGTGATCGGGGGCTGGCAGGGGATTCTGATTGCAGTGCTGCAGTGGGTGATGGTGCTTTTCGGGGTTTTCTACAAGTCGCTGTCGCGGCGGTCGATTCCGGCCGTGAGCCTGACGATCTATCTGGTGATGGGGTGGACGATCGTCTTTTTTCTGCCGCTCTTCATCCGTCATGCTTCCGTGCAGCTGTTGTGGTTGATTGCCGCCGGCGGAGTGTTCTATACCGTGGGGGCGTGGTTCTACGCCCGCAAGGGGTTCCGCTACCACCACATGGTATGGCATCTGCTGATCAATCTGGCGGTTGTCTGCCACTTCATCGGCATTGTCTTCTACCTCTACTGA
- a CDS encoding class I SAM-dependent methyltransferase, which yields MGRGPFFDRLLRHTRFPEGFWGRFMLRAMNHGHAPLYRWGLSFLPWQSLWKVLDIGCGGGAVLTWILELCPEGIAFGVDLSPESVAFSRRRNRREQGVRCFVEQGSAERLPCATGMFDAAVAFETVYFWHDLQRTFTEVARVLRSGGYFLIVCEAGDPDDLRWIKWARRVGSMTIYSAATLTRQLFEAGFSHVTEHRHPKGCLCLVARRS from the coding sequence ATGGGGCGCGGTCCTTTTTTTGACAGGCTTTTGCGGCATACTCGCTTCCCGGAGGGTTTTTGGGGACGTTTCATGCTGCGTGCCATGAATCACGGGCATGCTCCGCTCTACCGTTGGGGGCTTTCTTTCCTGCCGTGGCAGAGCTTGTGGAAGGTCCTTGATATCGGCTGCGGGGGAGGGGCCGTTCTGACATGGATTCTCGAACTTTGTCCCGAAGGGATCGCTTTCGGAGTGGATCTTTCGCCGGAAAGCGTGGCGTTCTCGCGGCGTCGGAACCGCCGTGAACAAGGTGTACGATGTTTTGTTGAGCAGGGTTCGGCCGAGCGTCTCCCTTGTGCGACAGGGATGTTCGATGCTGCCGTTGCCTTCGAGACGGTCTATTTCTGGCACGACCTTCAACGGACCTTCACCGAAGTGGCGCGCGTCTTGCGCTCCGGAGGTTATTTCCTGATTGTCTGTGAAGCCGGTGATCCCGACGATCTCCGGTGGATCAAATGGGCCCGTCGGGTCGGTAGCATGACCATTTATTCAGCGGCGACCCTGACGCGGCAACTTTTCGAAGCGGGATTTAGCCACGTTACCGAACATCGCCATCCGAAGGGGTGTCTTTGTCTCGTGGCGCGACGCTCCTGA
- the xseB gene encoding exodeoxyribonuclease VII small subunit codes for MAKKQQEEPSYTEAIAEIERILGRFRSEEMDVDSLAAEVKRATELIALCKARLHKAEEEVNKILEA; via the coding sequence ATGGCAAAAAAACAACAGGAGGAACCGAGTTACACGGAGGCCATTGCCGAGATCGAACGCATTCTCGGCCGCTTCCGCAGCGAAGAGATGGACGTGGACAGTCTGGCCGCCGAGGTCAAGCGTGCCACGGAGTTGATCGCCCTGTGCAAGGCGCGTCTGCACAAGGCCGAAGAGGAGGTGAACAAAATCCTCGAGGCATGA
- a CDS encoding GNAT family N-acetyltransferase, protein MNNSSISVVFADSSHAHYAPRICQLIYESALQRGTGIAKRSPEYIAAKMTGGKAVVALDGEKLVGFSYIECWGHGDFVATSGLIVAPEYRHMGLAEQIKRRTFELARRRFPYAKLFSITTSLPVMKLNSRMGYVPVTFSELTEDEEFWKGCEGCCNYDILQRNNRRMCLCTGMLYDPAKEPPKKQSRLVPYVMFLKNKFKKIFHLK, encoded by the coding sequence ATGAATAACAGCTCAATCAGCGTCGTATTTGCCGACTCGTCGCATGCGCACTACGCTCCGCGTATCTGCCAGCTGATCTACGAGTCCGCCTTGCAGCGGGGAACGGGTATCGCCAAGCGATCACCCGAATACATCGCAGCAAAAATGACCGGTGGCAAAGCCGTCGTGGCGCTGGACGGTGAAAAACTGGTCGGGTTCAGCTACATCGAGTGCTGGGGCCATGGCGATTTCGTCGCCACCTCGGGACTGATCGTCGCCCCCGAGTACCGACACATGGGACTCGCGGAGCAGATCAAACGACGAACCTTCGAGCTGGCCCGACGACGATTCCCGTACGCGAAGTTATTCAGTATCACCACGTCGCTGCCAGTCATGAAACTGAACTCACGCATGGGATACGTCCCCGTGACCTTCTCCGAACTCACCGAAGACGAGGAGTTCTGGAAGGGTTGCGAGGGGTGCTGCAACTACGACATCCTCCAGCGAAACAACCGCCGGATGTGTCTCTGCACCGGAATGCTCTACGACCCGGCCAAGGAACCGCCCAAAAAGCAGTCCCGCCTGGTCCCCTATGTCATGTTCCTGAAGAACAAGTTCAAAAAGATCTTTCACCTGAAGTAA
- the argC gene encoding N-acetyl-gamma-glutamyl-phosphate reductase produces the protein MIRVGIIGGAGYTAGELIRLLINHPQAEIRFVHSSSNAGNLLTEVHGGLEGETRMRFCAEYDLREVDVVFLCSAHGQSRTWLAEQKLPEELRLIDLAQDFRDESEGFVYGLPEMNRERIRQARRVANPGCFATAIQLALLPLAAAGLLRDEIHVTAITGSTGAGVKPSATTHFSWRASNLSVYKAFTHQHLKEIGRNLQLLEPSFNSEINFVPMRGDFTRGILASVYTSCPLDEAEARQLYADCYATAAFTHAVEHDVDLKQVVNTNKALVQVAKHGSKLHAVSVVDNLLKGASGQAVQNMNLMFGLDEREGLRLKASAF, from the coding sequence ATGATCCGCGTCGGTATCATCGGAGGCGCCGGCTACACGGCCGGTGAGCTGATCCGTCTGCTGATCAACCACCCGCAGGCGGAGATCCGCTTCGTCCACAGTTCGTCCAACGCCGGGAACCTCCTCACGGAGGTCCACGGCGGGCTGGAGGGCGAGACCCGCATGCGCTTCTGCGCGGAGTACGACCTGAGGGAGGTCGACGTCGTCTTCCTCTGCTCGGCTCACGGTCAGAGCCGCACGTGGCTCGCGGAGCAGAAACTCCCCGAGGAGCTGCGGCTGATCGACCTGGCGCAGGACTTCCGCGACGAATCGGAGGGATTCGTCTACGGATTGCCGGAGATGAACCGCGAGCGGATCCGTCAGGCCCGCCGCGTCGCCAATCCAGGCTGTTTCGCCACGGCCATCCAACTGGCACTGCTGCCGCTGGCTGCCGCAGGTCTGCTCCGGGACGAGATCCACGTGACCGCCATTACGGGCTCGACCGGTGCCGGCGTGAAACCCTCGGCCACGACCCACTTCAGCTGGCGGGCCTCAAACCTCTCGGTCTACAAGGCCTTCACGCATCAACACCTGAAGGAGATCGGACGCAATCTGCAGCTGCTGGAGCCCTCATTCAACAGCGAGATCAACTTCGTGCCGATGCGCGGCGACTTTACGCGCGGCATTCTGGCCAGCGTCTACACCTCCTGTCCGCTCGACGAGGCCGAAGCCCGGCAACTCTATGCCGACTGCTATGCCACGGCCGCCTTCACCCACGCCGTAGAGCACGATGTCGACCTCAAACAGGTCGTCAACACCAACAAGGCCCTCGTGCAGGTGGCCAAGCACGGCTCGAAACTGCATGCCGTCTCGGTCGTCGACAACCTGCTGAAGGGTGCCTCGGGACAGGCCGTGCAGAACATGAACCTCATGTTCGGGCTCGACGAGCGCGAAGGATTGCGTCTGAAGGCCAGCGCCTTCTAA
- a CDS encoding bifunctional (p)ppGpp synthetase/guanosine-3',5'-bis(diphosphate) 3'-pyrophosphohydrolase — translation MDFSRYENLRTLVRTNFSEQTQRLVDEALEYAESKLDGLTRYDGSPLIGHGVAVAQIVISEIGLGRNSTLSSILHDVVRIAHKQLPDEEFLALTRDIQSRFGDQVVGITMGLANISELKLKVAKEQADNFRDLIVSYSEDPRVILIKLADRLEVMRSLGIFPREKWRKKSWESMNLYAQIAHKLGLYSIKSELEDIALKYLEPKGYEHIVNKLEESADERKAFIARFIVPIEQRLNRLGIKYHIKSRTKSIFSIWNKMQKQHVPFEGVYDIFAIRIIIDCPREQEKPLCWTVYSIVTDFYTPNPNRMRDWISIPKSNGYESLHTTVSAEGRWVEVQIRTERMDEVAERGIAAHWRYKGVGQGAQTSEMWLSRLRELMEDTTHSLAQRFDAKPASGEIFVFTPNGDLRKLPEGATLLDFAFDIHTSLGSTCVGGKVNNRAVSIREPLHNGDIVEIQTQKNQTPKSDWLSFVVTSKARNKIKSFLREEQAKHTRMGREELERKLKNWKLPISIDEAVAYLARHFRLRLGTEVYGLIATQKLDFATIKELLSRHLSGEAEEERRAAAAEVERQKAAQHAAQEKSPQQQDALVIDDDLSKIQYKLAKCCNPIKGDEIFGFVTINSGITIHRCDCPNAKRMRENYPYRVVEARWRQSAEGAFRVSIRIVAADTTGMANHITEVIIRDLKLNIRSINFAAAGNGCIAGTVSVEVPGTGVVDTLIHQILRIKGVQRAYRVN, via the coding sequence ATGGACTTTTCACGCTACGAAAATCTCCGCACCCTGGTGCGGACCAACTTCTCGGAACAGACCCAGCGTCTGGTCGACGAAGCGCTCGAGTATGCCGAGTCCAAACTCGACGGCCTGACCCGCTACGACGGCTCGCCCCTCATCGGACATGGCGTCGCCGTGGCCCAGATCGTCATCTCCGAGATCGGCCTCGGACGGAATTCGACCCTCTCGTCGATCCTGCACGACGTGGTGCGCATCGCACACAAGCAGCTCCCCGACGAGGAGTTCCTCGCCCTGACCCGCGACATCCAGAGCCGATTCGGCGACCAGGTCGTCGGAATCACCATGGGGCTGGCCAACATCTCGGAACTCAAACTGAAGGTCGCCAAGGAGCAGGCCGACAACTTCCGCGATCTGATCGTCAGCTACTCCGAAGATCCCCGCGTGATCCTCATCAAGCTGGCCGACCGCCTTGAGGTGATGCGCTCGCTCGGGATCTTCCCCCGCGAAAAGTGGCGCAAAAAGAGCTGGGAGTCGATGAACCTCTACGCACAGATCGCCCACAAGCTGGGTCTCTACTCGATCAAGAGCGAACTGGAGGACATCGCCCTCAAATACCTCGAACCGAAGGGCTACGAACACATCGTCAACAAACTCGAGGAGAGTGCCGACGAGCGCAAGGCCTTCATCGCCCGCTTCATCGTACCGATCGAGCAGCGACTCAACCGCCTCGGCATCAAGTACCACATCAAGAGCCGCACCAAGTCGATCTTCTCGATCTGGAACAAGATGCAAAAGCAGCACGTGCCGTTCGAGGGTGTCTACGACATCTTCGCCATCCGCATCATCATCGACTGCCCGCGCGAACAGGAGAAACCCCTCTGCTGGACCGTCTACTCGATCGTCACGGACTTCTATACGCCCAACCCCAACCGCATGCGCGACTGGATCTCGATCCCCAAGTCGAACGGCTACGAGTCGCTGCACACCACCGTCTCGGCCGAAGGCCGCTGGGTCGAGGTACAGATCCGCACCGAACGCATGGACGAGGTCGCCGAACGCGGTATCGCCGCACACTGGCGCTACAAGGGGGTCGGCCAGGGGGCCCAGACCAGCGAAATGTGGCTCAGCCGTCTGCGCGAGCTGATGGAGGATACCACCCACTCGCTGGCACAACGCTTCGACGCCAAGCCCGCCTCGGGCGAGATCTTTGTCTTCACACCCAACGGCGACCTGCGCAAACTGCCCGAAGGGGCCACGCTGCTCGACTTCGCCTTCGACATCCATACGTCGCTCGGCTCGACGTGCGTCGGCGGCAAGGTCAACAACCGCGCCGTCTCGATCCGCGAACCGCTCCACAACGGCGATATCGTCGAGATCCAGACCCAGAAGAACCAGACCCCGAAATCCGACTGGCTCTCGTTCGTGGTCACCTCGAAGGCCCGCAACAAGATCAAGTCCTTCCTGCGCGAGGAGCAGGCCAAACATACGCGCATGGGCCGCGAAGAGCTCGAGCGAAAACTCAAGAACTGGAAACTCCCGATCTCGATCGACGAGGCGGTGGCCTATCTGGCCCGCCACTTCCGGCTGCGGCTCGGCACGGAGGTCTACGGGCTGATCGCCACCCAGAAGCTCGACTTCGCAACCATTAAGGAGCTCTTGTCGCGCCACCTCTCGGGCGAGGCCGAGGAGGAGCGCCGCGCCGCGGCCGCCGAGGTCGAACGCCAGAAGGCCGCACAGCACGCCGCTCAGGAAAAATCCCCCCAGCAGCAGGATGCCCTGGTCATCGACGACGACCTGTCGAAAATCCAGTACAAGCTGGCCAAGTGCTGTAACCCGATCAAGGGCGACGAGATCTTCGGCTTCGTGACGATCAACTCCGGCATCACGATCCACCGCTGCGACTGCCCCAATGCCAAGCGCATGCGCGAAAACTACCCCTATCGGGTGGTCGAAGCCCGCTGGCGACAGTCGGCCGAGGGAGCCTTCCGCGTCTCGATCCGCATCGTCGCGGCCGATACCACCGGTATGGCCAACCACATCACCGAGGTGATCATCCGCGATCTGAAACTCAACATCCGATCCATCAACTTCGCCGCGGCCGGCAACGGTTGCATCGCCGGTACGGTCTCGGTCGAGGTGCCCGGTACGGGGGTCGTCGATACGCTGATCCATCAGATCCTGCGAATCAAGGGGGTTCAGCGAGCCTACCGCGTCAACTGA
- the argB gene encoding acetylglutamate kinase, giving the protein MKSVTVMKIGGNVIDNPEALKRFLREFAAVEGAKMLVHGGGKLATRLAERLELKVQMVDGRRITDKGTLDVVTMVYAGLVNKQIVAGLQAVGCNAIGLSGADGNVVTARRRNPEPIDYGFVGDIERVDSELLGRLLDGGLVPVFSAIMHDGHGTLLNCNADSVASAVALGAARLAPVDLVYCFEKAGVLRDPEDERSVIPEITAESFAALKADGTISKGMIPKVENALKAVSQGVHSVTIRSSTHLADGIGTVIR; this is encoded by the coding sequence ATGAAATCGGTCACGGTCATGAAGATCGGGGGCAACGTCATCGACAACCCCGAAGCTTTGAAGCGTTTTCTCCGCGAGTTCGCCGCCGTCGAAGGGGCCAAGATGCTGGTCCACGGCGGCGGGAAACTGGCCACGCGTCTTGCCGAACGCCTCGAACTGAAGGTGCAGATGGTCGACGGACGCCGCATTACGGACAAGGGCACGCTCGACGTGGTGACGATGGTCTATGCCGGGTTGGTCAACAAACAGATCGTCGCCGGGCTGCAGGCCGTCGGATGCAACGCCATCGGGTTGTCCGGAGCCGACGGAAACGTCGTGACGGCCCGCCGCCGCAACCCCGAACCGATCGACTACGGCTTCGTAGGCGACATCGAACGGGTCGACTCCGAACTGCTCGGACGGCTGCTGGATGGGGGGCTGGTGCCCGTCTTCTCGGCCATCATGCACGACGGGCACGGCACGCTGCTCAACTGCAACGCCGACAGCGTCGCTTCGGCCGTAGCTCTCGGTGCCGCACGCCTGGCACCGGTCGATCTGGTCTACTGCTTCGAGAAGGCCGGCGTGCTGCGCGATCCGGAGGACGAACGTTCGGTCATTCCCGAAATCACGGCCGAAAGTTTCGCGGCACTCAAGGCCGACGGGACGATCAGCAAGGGGATGATCCCCAAGGTGGAGAATGCCCTGAAGGCCGTCAGCCAGGGGGTGCACAGCGTCACGATCCGCAGCTCGACCCACCTCGCGGACGGCATCGGAACCGTCATCCGCTAA
- a CDS encoding N-acetylornithine carbamoyltransferase: protein MKKFTCVQDIGDLKQALAEAFEIKRNRFQFTGLGRNRTLLMLFFNSSLRTRLSTQKAAMNLGMNVMVLDVNQGAWKLETERGVVMDGDKAEHLLEAIPVMGSYCDVIGVRSFARFQNKAEDYEERVLEQFIRYSGRPVFSMEAATRHPLQSFADLITIEEYKQTERPKVVMTWAPHPNALPQAVPNSFAEWMNAAGYDFVITHPEGYELDPKFVGSARVEYDQRKALEGADFVYAKSWAAYADPNYGKVLSRDRSWTVDSEKMALTNNAYFMHCLPVRRNMIVTDEVIESPRSLVIPEAANREISAQVVLKRLLEGLQ, encoded by the coding sequence ATGAAAAAATTCACTTGTGTACAGGATATCGGCGATCTGAAACAAGCCCTCGCCGAGGCATTCGAAATCAAACGAAACCGCTTCCAGTTCACCGGACTGGGCCGCAACCGCACGCTGCTGATGCTCTTCTTCAACTCGAGCCTCCGCACGCGCCTCTCGACCCAGAAGGCCGCCATGAATCTGGGCATGAACGTCATGGTCCTCGACGTCAACCAGGGAGCCTGGAAACTCGAAACCGAACGCGGCGTGGTGATGGACGGCGACAAGGCCGAACACCTGCTCGAAGCCATTCCGGTCATGGGCTCCTACTGCGACGTGATCGGCGTGAGGTCGTTCGCCCGCTTCCAGAACAAGGCCGAGGATTACGAGGAGCGTGTCCTGGAGCAGTTTATCCGCTACTCGGGCCGCCCGGTCTTCTCGATGGAGGCCGCCACGCGCCACCCGCTGCAGAGCTTCGCCGATCTGATCACCATCGAGGAGTACAAGCAGACCGAACGCCCGAAGGTCGTCATGACCTGGGCTCCCCACCCCAACGCCCTGCCGCAAGCCGTGCCCAACTCCTTCGCCGAGTGGATGAACGCTGCCGGTTACGACTTCGTCATCACCCACCCCGAAGGCTATGAACTCGATCCGAAATTCGTCGGCTCGGCCCGCGTCGAGTATGACCAGCGCAAGGCCCTCGAGGGTGCCGACTTCGTCTACGCCAAGAGCTGGGCCGCCTATGCCGATCCGAACTACGGCAAGGTCCTCTCACGCGACCGCTCGTGGACGGTCGACTCGGAGAAGATGGCTCTGACGAACAACGCCTACTTCATGCACTGCCTGCCCGTGCGGCGCAACATGATCGTCACGGACGAAGTGATCGAATCGCCGCGCTCGCTGGTGATCCCCGAGGCCGCCAACCGCGAAATCTCGGCCCAGGTGGTGCTGAAACGTCTGCTGGAGGGGCTGCAATGA
- a CDS encoding class I SAM-dependent methyltransferase: MKRLIRWALNHIPRPVLQRMASWAVPVVGLFYRGRGVECPLCGSKFRRFLPYGYVTSRANALCPRCLSLERHRLLWLYLTRETDLLTAFPRTLHIAPEVCIMRHLKPHFADHPGQYVTADLESPLADLHFDVQQIPLADNSVEVVLCNHILEHVADDRKALRELHRILKPGGWGILLSPVDRDYEHTYEDDSITDPDERTRIFGQYDHRRIYGQDYVERLRGAGFEAADIDYAASLTDEERRRYALPDDHIYVVYKH, from the coding sequence ATGAAACGGCTGATCCGCTGGGCGCTGAACCACATCCCGCGCCCCGTACTGCAACGCATGGCGTCGTGGGCCGTGCCCGTCGTGGGACTCTTCTACCGGGGACGCGGCGTGGAGTGTCCACTCTGCGGGTCGAAATTCCGCCGCTTCCTCCCCTACGGCTACGTCACTTCGCGGGCGAATGCCCTCTGCCCGCGGTGCCTCTCGCTCGAACGGCACCGCCTGCTGTGGCTCTACCTGACGCGCGAGACCGATCTGCTGACCGCCTTCCCGCGCACGCTGCACATCGCCCCCGAGGTCTGCATCATGCGCCACCTGAAGCCCCACTTCGCCGATCATCCCGGACAGTACGTCACGGCCGATCTCGAGAGCCCGCTGGCCGACCTGCACTTCGACGTGCAGCAGATCCCGCTGGCTGACAACTCGGTGGAGGTCGTCCTCTGCAACCACATCCTCGAACATGTGGCCGATGACCGCAAGGCGCTGCGCGAACTGCACCGCATCCTGAAGCCCGGCGGCTGGGGCATTCTCCTTTCGCCCGTCGACCGCGACTACGAGCACACTTACGAGGACGACTCGATCACCGATCCCGACGAGCGCACGCGCATCTTCGGGCAGTACGACCACCGCCGCATCTACGGCCAGGATTATGTCGAGCGGCTGCGCGGGGCAGGATTCGAAGCGGCCGACATCGACTACGCCGCATCGCTCACCGACGAGGAGCGACGTCGTTACGCGCTGCCCGACGACCACATCTACGTGGTCTACAAGCACTGA
- a CDS encoding aspartate aminotransferase family protein, which produces MELFNVYSLYPIEPVRGKGCFVYDEQGTEYLDLYGGHAVISIGHAQPDYVKAVSEQVGRLGFYSNSVQNSLQVELAHRLGRVSGYDDYRLFLCNSGAEANENALKLASFHTGRSKVLAIERAFHGRTSGAVAVTDNPAISSPFNRTPNVEFTPLNDLETARAKLSTREFAAVIVEGIQGVSGIHCPTDDFLRGLREAASETGTQLILDEIQSGYGRTGRFFAHQQAGIRPDLITTAKGMANGFPIGGVLIAPHFEARPGMLGTTFGGNHLACAAAIAVLKVIERDGLVENAARVGQYLLDELHAMKELKEVRGRGLMIGIEIDGSGSELRKRLLFEKHIFTGGAGASVVRLLPALCLTRELADRFLEAFREMMQNR; this is translated from the coding sequence ATGGAACTATTCAACGTATATTCACTCTATCCGATCGAGCCGGTGCGGGGCAAGGGGTGCTTCGTCTACGACGAGCAGGGTACCGAATACCTCGACCTCTACGGCGGTCATGCCGTCATCTCGATCGGCCACGCACAGCCCGACTACGTCAAGGCCGTCTCGGAGCAGGTCGGCCGGCTGGGCTTCTACTCCAACTCGGTGCAGAACTCGCTGCAGGTCGAACTCGCCCACCGGCTGGGCCGCGTCTCGGGATATGACGACTACCGGCTCTTCCTCTGCAACTCGGGCGCCGAGGCCAACGAAAACGCCCTGAAGCTCGCCTCGTTCCATACGGGCCGCAGCAAGGTGCTGGCCATCGAGCGGGCCTTCCACGGCCGCACGTCGGGCGCCGTAGCCGTGACGGACAACCCGGCCATCTCGTCGCCCTTCAACCGCACGCCCAACGTGGAGTTCACCCCGCTGAACGACCTCGAGACGGCCCGCGCGAAGCTCTCGACCCGGGAGTTCGCCGCCGTGATCGTCGAGGGCATCCAGGGCGTCTCGGGCATCCACTGCCCGACGGACGACTTCCTGCGCGGACTGCGCGAAGCGGCCTCCGAGACCGGCACGCAGCTCATTCTGGACGAAATCCAGTCGGGATACGGCCGCACGGGGCGCTTCTTCGCCCACCAGCAGGCCGGCATCCGCCCCGACCTGATCACCACGGCCAAGGGAATGGCCAACGGTTTCCCGATCGGAGGCGTGCTGATCGCCCCCCACTTCGAGGCGCGCCCCGGCATGCTGGGAACCACCTTCGGAGGCAACCATCTGGCCTGCGCGGCGGCCATCGCCGTACTGAAGGTGATCGAACGCGACGGTCTGGTCGAGAATGCCGCCCGGGTGGGGCAATACCTGCTCGACGAACTCCACGCCATGAAGGAGCTGAAGGAGGTCCGCGGACGCGGTCTGATGATCGGCATCGAGATCGACGGCTCGGGGTCGGAACTCCGCAAGCGGCTGCTCTTCGAGAAGCACATCTTCACGGGCGGAGCCGGCGCTTCGGTCGTGCGGCTGCTGCCGGCGCTGTGCCTCACGCGTGAGCTGGCCGACCGCTTTCTCGAGGCCTTCCGCGAGATGATGCAGAACCGATAA